One region of Aeromicrobium sp. Sec7.5 genomic DNA includes:
- a CDS encoding cystathionine beta-synthase produces MRIANTVVDLIGNTPLVRLNRVVGPEAGLLAAKVEYLNPGGSAKDRIAVRMVDAAEESGALKPGGTIIEPTSGNTGVGLAIVAQQRGYSCIFVCPDKVSEDKRNTMMAYGAKVVVCPTAVPPEHPDSYYNVSDRLVRETEGGWKPDQYSNPAGPQSHYETTGPEIWADTDGRITHFVAGIGTGGTISGAGKYLKEVSGGRVKVVGVDPVGSVYSGGTGRPYLVEGVGEDFWPSAYDPDIPDEIIAVSDADSFDMTRRLAREEGLLVGGSCGMAAVAAQQVAEREGPDAVVVVLLPDGGRGYLSKIFNDDWMSSYGFLRQRLDPGHTAAPTVGDVLRRKSGAMPALVHTHPQETVRDAISILHEYGVSQMPVVGPEPPVVIGEVAGSVSERELLSAVFESRASLTDPVSQHMEAPLPLLGSGESLDDAQELLSANDAVLVIEDGKPLGVLTRHDLLGVHV; encoded by the coding sequence ATGCGCATCGCCAACACCGTCGTCGACCTCATCGGCAACACCCCGCTGGTGCGGCTGAACCGCGTCGTGGGCCCCGAGGCCGGCCTCCTGGCCGCGAAGGTCGAGTACCTCAACCCCGGGGGCAGCGCCAAGGACCGCATCGCGGTCCGCATGGTCGACGCCGCCGAGGAGTCCGGTGCCCTCAAGCCCGGCGGCACGATCATCGAGCCCACCTCCGGCAACACCGGCGTGGGCCTGGCCATCGTGGCCCAGCAGCGCGGCTACAGCTGCATCTTCGTCTGTCCCGACAAGGTCAGCGAGGACAAGCGGAACACGATGATGGCCTACGGCGCGAAGGTCGTCGTCTGCCCAACGGCCGTCCCCCCGGAGCACCCCGACAGCTACTACAACGTGTCCGACCGGCTCGTGCGCGAGACCGAGGGCGGCTGGAAGCCCGACCAGTACTCCAACCCCGCCGGACCGCAGTCGCACTACGAGACCACGGGTCCGGAGATCTGGGCCGACACCGACGGCCGGATCACGCACTTCGTCGCCGGCATCGGCACCGGCGGCACGATCAGCGGCGCCGGCAAGTACCTCAAGGAGGTCTCCGGCGGCCGCGTCAAGGTCGTGGGCGTCGACCCGGTCGGCTCGGTCTACTCCGGCGGCACGGGTCGTCCCTACCTCGTCGAGGGCGTGGGCGAGGACTTCTGGCCCAGCGCCTACGACCCCGACATCCCCGACGAGATCATCGCCGTCAGCGATGCCGACTCCTTCGACATGACGCGGCGGCTCGCCCGCGAGGAGGGCCTGCTCGTCGGAGGCTCGTGCGGCATGGCGGCCGTCGCCGCCCAGCAGGTCGCCGAGCGCGAGGGGCCCGACGCGGTCGTCGTGGTGCTGCTCCCCGACGGCGGACGCGGCTACCTGTCGAAGATCTTCAACGACGACTGGATGAGCTCCTACGGCTTCCTGCGCCAGCGTCTCGATCCCGGTCACACGGCCGCCCCGACCGTGGGCGACGTGCTGCGCCGCAAGTCCGGCGCGATGCCGGCACTCGTGCACACGCATCCGCAGGAGACGGTCCGCGACGCGATCAGCATCCTCCACGAGTACGGCGTCTCCCAGATGCCCGTCGTCGGTCCGGAGCCGCCGGTCGTGATCGGTGAGGTCGCGGGCAGCGTCAGCGAGCGCGAGCTCCTGAGCGCCGTCTTCGAGAGCCGGGCGTCCCTGACCGACCCCGTGTCCCAGCACATGGAAGCGCCGCTCCCCCTGCTCGGTTCGGGTGAGAGCCTGGACGATGCCCAGGAGCTGCTGTCCGCGAACGACGCGGTGCTGGTCATCGAGGACGGCAAGCCGCTGGGTGTCCTGACCCGCCACGACCTCCTGGGAGTGCACGTATGA
- a CDS encoding glycosyltransferase family 4 protein has protein sequence MHVLFCNWRDTSHPEGGGSEFYVEQMARGLAERGHRVTIAAASFEGAPKVETTDGVRFVRSGAKFGVYLHIFARLVLGRYGRVDLVVDVQNGLPFFTRWATRKPVLVLLHHVHREQWPVVYPGLVGRVGWWIESRLAPRMYRRSRYVTVSQATRLELVDLGVDRDRIAIVHNGTVPAPQLGGPRSTTPRLCVLGRLVPHKQVEHAIDTLADLAQEHPELTLDIAGDGWWGEELRAHAQARGVAHRVTFHGFVDDVTKHRLLAEAWVMAMPSLKEGWGLVVGEAGLHGTPTVAYASAGGTQESIDHKDSGILVDTQPQLTKAIGEILADPSWRRFLGDGARTKSASLSWEASQSRFAEEVARAAGE, from the coding sequence ATGCACGTGCTGTTCTGCAACTGGCGCGACACCAGCCACCCCGAGGGCGGGGGCTCGGAGTTCTACGTCGAGCAGATGGCTCGCGGACTGGCCGAGCGCGGCCACCGCGTCACCATCGCGGCCGCCTCGTTCGAGGGCGCTCCGAAGGTCGAGACCACCGACGGCGTGCGGTTCGTGCGCAGCGGCGCGAAGTTCGGCGTCTACCTGCACATCTTCGCCCGGCTCGTCCTGGGCCGCTACGGACGCGTCGACCTCGTGGTCGACGTCCAGAACGGGCTGCCGTTCTTCACGCGATGGGCCACCCGCAAGCCCGTCCTCGTGCTGCTCCACCACGTGCACCGCGAGCAGTGGCCCGTCGTGTACCCGGGCCTGGTCGGCCGGGTCGGCTGGTGGATCGAGAGCCGACTGGCGCCACGGATGTACCGGCGCTCGCGGTACGTCACGGTCTCCCAGGCCACGCGCCTGGAGCTCGTCGACCTCGGTGTCGACCGCGACCGCATCGCGATCGTGCACAACGGCACCGTCCCGGCGCCGCAGCTCGGCGGTCCGCGCAGCACGACCCCGCGCTTGTGCGTGCTGGGTCGGCTGGTGCCGCACAAGCAGGTCGAGCACGCGATCGACACGCTCGCCGACCTCGCGCAGGAGCACCCGGAGCTCACGCTCGACATCGCCGGCGACGGCTGGTGGGGCGAGGAGCTCCGCGCCCACGCGCAGGCTCGGGGCGTCGCGCACCGCGTCACCTTCCACGGCTTCGTCGACGACGTCACCAAGCACCGGCTCCTGGCCGAGGCCTGGGTCATGGCGATGCCGTCGCTCAAGGAGGGTTGGGGTCTCGTCGTCGGCGAGGCAGGCCTGCACGGCACCCCGACCGTCGCCTACGCCTCGGCCGGCGGCACGCAGGAGTCGATCGACCACAAGGACTCCGGCATCCTCGTCGACACGCAGCCGCAGCTCACGAAGGCGATCGGCGAGATCCTGGCCGACCCGTCGTGGCGTCGCTTCCTCGGCGACGGCGCCCGCACCAAGTCCGCCTCGCTGTCCTGGGAGGCCTCGCAGTCCCGCTTCGCCGAGGAGGTCGCTCGCGCGGCTGGCGAGTGA
- a CDS encoding DUF6716 putative glycosyltransferase, with translation MAPGPRRPGPDAPARRVLVLTDSDSYVKWGAALAGRVPPSWHVRLVVAKGSAEPSPRQVQEAVAGTVVDARSVERVGLADVRSILDQWRPDVLVTAARGLAVQTVIELAVANRPDRPVLVSGLPGIALPVLPYGLGFRRSVDLFVLHSHREIRAFTEASRSLAIPHRYALARLPFLAVPAAAQGPAPRPVPAAAQGPAPRPVPAAAQGPAPRPEPSQRNRIVFAAQALVPESRQERMRMVEVLVRTARANPDLEVVIKVRGLSDEPQTHADQHPYPELLHEVDVPPNLTVESGPMAAHLDRAVGLVTVSSTALLEAVASGVPVIALTDFGVEARQINLVFEGSGLLHDSAELVAARFHHPAAAWRTDNYFHTPADDTWLADLDDLLEAREREGLPPYPTAPDGLRKRVTMFFYRHQAFAGDAGPVSRVVERAVVTVALRVSRSPWVVSRRFRPTRTAPMGDAGPADSGHAELGPIEDRAG, from the coding sequence ATGGCACCAGGACCTCGTCGCCCGGGGCCCGACGCCCCGGCGCGGCGGGTCCTGGTGCTCACGGACTCGGACTCCTACGTCAAGTGGGGGGCGGCACTCGCAGGCCGGGTGCCGCCCTCGTGGCACGTCCGCCTCGTCGTGGCGAAGGGATCGGCCGAGCCGTCACCGCGTCAGGTGCAGGAGGCGGTCGCCGGCACCGTCGTCGACGCTCGATCGGTCGAGCGCGTGGGCCTTGCTGACGTGCGGTCGATCCTCGACCAGTGGCGTCCCGACGTGCTCGTGACCGCGGCGCGCGGGCTCGCCGTGCAGACCGTGATCGAGCTCGCCGTGGCGAACCGGCCCGACCGTCCGGTCCTGGTCAGCGGACTACCCGGCATCGCCCTGCCCGTGCTGCCCTACGGACTGGGCTTTCGTCGTTCGGTGGACCTCTTCGTGCTGCACAGCCACCGGGAGATCCGGGCGTTCACCGAGGCCAGCCGCTCGCTCGCGATCCCCCACCGCTACGCCCTGGCCCGCCTGCCGTTCCTGGCTGTCCCCGCTGCCGCCCAGGGCCCGGCACCCCGGCCTGTCCCCGCTGCCGCCCAGGGCCCGGCACCCCGGCCTGTCCCCGCTGCCGCCCAGGGCCCGGCACCCCGGCCGGAGCCGAGCCAGCGCAACCGGATCGTCTTCGCCGCGCAGGCGCTGGTGCCGGAGTCACGCCAGGAGCGGATGCGCATGGTCGAGGTGCTCGTGCGCACGGCCCGCGCCAATCCCGACCTGGAGGTCGTCATCAAGGTCCGCGGACTCAGCGACGAGCCCCAGACGCACGCCGACCAGCACCCGTACCCGGAGCTGCTGCACGAGGTCGACGTCCCGCCGAACCTCACGGTCGAGTCCGGTCCCATGGCGGCGCACCTGGACCGCGCCGTGGGGCTCGTGACCGTCAGCTCGACGGCGCTGCTCGAGGCCGTGGCCTCGGGCGTGCCCGTGATCGCCCTGACCGACTTCGGTGTCGAGGCGCGTCAGATCAACCTCGTCTTCGAGGGCAGCGGCCTCCTGCACGACTCCGCCGAGCTGGTCGCGGCCCGGTTCCACCACCCGGCCGCCGCGTGGCGGACCGACAACTACTTCCACACCCCTGCCGACGACACGTGGCTGGCGGATCTGGACGACCTGCTCGAGGCCCGGGAGCGCGAGGGGTTGCCGCCGTACCCGACGGCGCCGGACGGCCTGCGCAAGCGGGTCACGATGTTCTTCTACCGGCACCAGGCGTTCGCGGGCGACGCCGGTCCCGTGTCCAGGGTCGTCGAACGTGCCGTCGTGACCGTGGCACTGCGCGTCTCGCGCAGCCCCTGGGTCGTGTCCCGACGCTTCAGACCGACCCGGACCGCCCCGATGGGCGATGCTGGGCCTGCCGATTCCGGGCACGCCGAGCTCGGGCCGATCGAAGATCGAGCCGGGTGA
- a CDS encoding acylneuraminate cytidylyltransferase, protein MTHVAPAPEPVTPVPTARGVVAVIPARGGSKGVPRKNLRELGGEPLIGRAVRTLREVRGINAVIVSTEDEEIADAARGYGALVIDRPRQLAGDSATSESALRHVLDELGSHGSVPEVTVFVQATSPFIEPADVDRAISLVQDDVADVAFSVAASHAHLWTTGPDGPDGVNHDSSTRLRRQDRPAEFVETGAFYAMRTRGFLEHGHRFFGRLEMVEVQPADAIEIDTTDDFSLAELALAHREAHRPSPLRVRAVVTDFDGVHTSDRVTVDENGIESVTVNRSDGMGVAMLKKAGIELLILSTETNGVVAARAAKLGVEVIHGCDDKPTALRAWASERGIALTDIAYLGNDVNDIGCLRLVGFPVAVADAHPAALHAAHIVLRRHGGDGVVRELADRVLAGTTSHHREGRDHG, encoded by the coding sequence ATGACCCATGTGGCCCCTGCGCCGGAGCCGGTGACACCCGTGCCGACGGCACGCGGTGTGGTCGCCGTGATCCCCGCTCGCGGCGGGTCGAAGGGCGTCCCCCGCAAGAACCTGCGTGAGCTCGGCGGCGAGCCCCTGATCGGACGCGCGGTCCGCACGCTCCGCGAGGTGCGCGGCATCAACGCCGTGATCGTCTCCACCGAGGACGAGGAGATCGCCGACGCCGCGCGCGGCTACGGGGCGCTCGTGATCGACCGGCCCCGCCAGCTCGCCGGCGACTCCGCGACGTCCGAGTCCGCGCTGCGGCACGTGCTCGACGAGCTCGGCAGCCACGGGTCGGTCCCCGAGGTCACGGTGTTCGTGCAGGCCACCAGCCCCTTCATCGAGCCGGCCGACGTCGACCGCGCCATCTCCCTGGTGCAGGACGACGTGGCCGACGTCGCGTTCAGCGTCGCCGCCAGCCACGCCCACCTCTGGACCACGGGCCCGGACGGGCCGGACGGCGTCAACCACGACTCGTCGACGCGCCTGCGCCGCCAGGACCGACCCGCGGAGTTCGTCGAGACCGGCGCGTTCTACGCGATGCGGACCCGCGGCTTCCTCGAGCACGGGCACCGCTTCTTCGGGCGCCTCGAGATGGTCGAGGTCCAGCCCGCCGACGCGATCGAGATCGACACGACCGACGACTTCTCCCTCGCCGAGCTCGCGCTGGCGCACCGGGAGGCCCACCGGCCGTCACCGCTGCGCGTGCGCGCGGTCGTCACCGACTTCGACGGCGTGCACACCAGCGACCGCGTCACGGTCGACGAGAACGGCATCGAGTCCGTCACGGTCAACCGCTCCGACGGCATGGGCGTCGCGATGCTCAAGAAGGCCGGGATCGAGCTGCTGATCCTCTCGACCGAGACCAACGGCGTCGTGGCCGCTCGCGCCGCCAAGCTCGGCGTCGAGGTCATCCACGGGTGCGACGACAAGCCCACCGCGCTGCGCGCCTGGGCGTCCGAGCGTGGGATCGCGCTGACCGACATCGCCTACCTGGGCAACGACGTCAACGACATCGGCTGCCTCCGCCTCGTGGGCTTCCCCGTCGCCGTCGCCGACGCCCACCCCGCCGCACTCCATGCGGCCCACATCGTGCTCCGACGCCATGGCGGCGACGGAGTCGTCCGCGAGCTCGCCGATCGCGTGCTTGCGGGGACCACGTCACACCATCGAGAGGGACGAGACCATGGCTGA
- a CDS encoding N-acetylneuraminate synthase family protein, protein MAEWQQIGDEIVGPKRPTYVIGEIGINHNGDLEVAKKLIDVAALAGAQAVKFQKRTPEISTPPAMRDTIRDTPWGQMTYLDYRYKVEFEKDQYLEIAEYAHSKGVEWFASPWDVPSVDFLEDLGVVTHKVASASVTDIELLQALAATGKPIILSTGMSTLEQIDRAVEVLSTDRLVLMHATSTYPLPAQEANLRMIHTLQQRYGVPVGYSGHEPGLQISLAAVAMGACTVERHITLDRTMWGSDQAASLEPHGFMSLVRDIRILEMAFGDGVKRIMPGEEAPMKRLRREPSPTPTV, encoded by the coding sequence ATGGCTGAATGGCAGCAGATCGGCGACGAGATCGTCGGACCGAAGCGCCCCACCTACGTCATCGGCGAGATCGGCATCAACCACAACGGTGATCTCGAGGTCGCCAAGAAGCTGATCGACGTCGCGGCGCTGGCCGGTGCCCAGGCGGTCAAGTTCCAGAAGCGGACCCCCGAGATCTCCACGCCGCCGGCGATGCGCGACACGATCCGCGACACGCCCTGGGGCCAGATGACCTACCTCGACTACCGCTACAAGGTCGAGTTCGAGAAGGACCAGTACCTCGAGATCGCCGAGTACGCGCACAGCAAGGGCGTCGAGTGGTTCGCCTCGCCGTGGGACGTGCCCTCGGTCGACTTCCTCGAGGACCTCGGCGTCGTGACCCACAAGGTCGCCTCGGCGTCGGTCACCGACATCGAGCTGCTCCAGGCGCTGGCCGCCACGGGCAAGCCGATCATCCTGTCGACCGGCATGAGCACGCTCGAGCAGATCGACCGGGCCGTCGAGGTCCTGTCGACCGATCGCCTCGTGCTGATGCACGCGACCTCGACCTACCCGCTGCCCGCGCAGGAGGCCAACCTCCGCATGATCCACACGCTGCAGCAGCGCTACGGCGTCCCGGTCGGCTACTCGGGCCACGAGCCCGGCCTGCAGATCTCGCTCGCCGCCGTCGCGATGGGCGCCTGCACGGTCGAGCGCCACATCACGCTGGACCGCACGATGTGGGGCTCCGACCAGGCCGCGAGCCTGGAGCCCCACGGCTTCATGAGCCTCGTGCGCGACATCCGCATCCTCGAGATGGCCTTCGGCGACGGCGTCAAGCGCATCATGCCCGGCGAGGAGGCGCCCATGAAGCGCCTGCGCCGCGAGCCGTCGCCCACGCCGACCGTCTGA
- a CDS encoding lipopolysaccharide biosynthesis protein translates to MTRAGRLLSGSTVVAAGMIGANAAAYGMTIVAARLLLPRDLGAVTALLGIIQIGTVAALTLQAVTARRIAVAPEDRETTIGTVARVAIAISLGTGLLAAVVTVALVGPLDLGSIWPALLTGATLVPLTMMGAMAGVAQGAERWRALAAIYLANGFGRLLCGGVAMAIDPSVTACLLGLAIGSWAPVLVGLPQLRGRAADARGTSRRPFVREALLGSHALLAYYALSNADALLARFLLSPHDSGLYSAGLILSKAAVFLPQFVTIVFFPLLARDQTSRSRHLAVIGVATLGLLATVATALLPRLALVAVGGDRYAEIADRLWMFVLAGSLLSIVNLLVWDALARHAHGIVTSVWIAVSSLVVAAVVLQVGIVGLVVSVTLVALILVVYVLVAPGMLARQPTAEEA, encoded by the coding sequence GTGACGCGTGCCGGGAGACTGTTGTCGGGGAGCACCGTCGTCGCCGCCGGCATGATCGGTGCCAACGCGGCGGCCTACGGCATGACCATCGTCGCGGCCCGTCTCCTGCTGCCGCGCGACCTCGGTGCGGTCACGGCGTTGCTCGGCATCATCCAGATCGGCACGGTCGCGGCTCTCACGCTGCAGGCGGTCACGGCACGTCGCATCGCCGTCGCGCCAGAGGATCGCGAGACCACGATCGGCACGGTCGCGCGCGTCGCGATCGCCATCTCCCTCGGCACGGGCCTGCTGGCCGCCGTGGTGACCGTGGCACTCGTCGGTCCGCTCGACCTGGGTTCGATCTGGCCGGCCCTGCTCACCGGGGCGACCCTCGTGCCCCTGACGATGATGGGGGCGATGGCCGGGGTCGCCCAGGGCGCCGAGCGCTGGCGGGCGCTGGCGGCGATCTACCTGGCCAACGGCTTCGGCCGCCTCCTCTGCGGCGGCGTCGCGATGGCCATCGACCCCTCGGTGACCGCCTGCCTGCTGGGCCTGGCCATCGGGTCGTGGGCGCCGGTGCTCGTCGGACTGCCCCAGCTCCGGGGTCGCGCCGCTGACGCGCGCGGCACCAGCCGACGCCCGTTCGTCCGTGAGGCACTGCTGGGCTCGCACGCCCTGCTGGCGTACTACGCACTCAGCAACGCCGACGCCCTGCTGGCCCGGTTCCTGCTCAGCCCCCACGACTCGGGGCTGTACAGCGCCGGCCTGATCCTGTCCAAGGCCGCCGTCTTCCTGCCCCAGTTCGTCACGATCGTGTTCTTCCCGCTCCTCGCCCGCGACCAGACGTCGCGGTCGCGGCACCTCGCGGTGATCGGCGTCGCGACCCTCGGCCTGCTCGCGACCGTCGCCACCGCGCTGCTCCCCCGGCTCGCCCTGGTGGCGGTCGGCGGCGACCGGTACGCCGAGATCGCCGACCGGCTGTGGATGTTCGTGCTGGCCGGCTCGCTGCTGTCGATCGTCAACCTGCTGGTCTGGGACGCGTTGGCCCGCCACGCGCACGGCATCGTGACCTCGGTCTGGATCGCTGTCAGCTCGCTCGTCGTGGCGGCCGTCGTCCTGCAGGTCGGCATCGTCGGCCTGGTCGTCAGCGTGACCCTGGTGGCGCTGATCCTGGTGGTCTACGTGCTGGTCGCGCCCGGCATGCTCGCGCGGCAACCCACCGCCGAGGAGGCGTAG
- a CDS encoding DUF6716 putative glycosyltransferase: MRPPRALLIAAYDSQLKWCSPLRTELAERGFVCEAVAPSDLKSALSQSQIADAGFDRVDLRPWDRIVTDAAASDVVVVALAGPIVQRLCHDLAAHLEETSEVGPVLVSGWVGIIIEKITAGYLDRACTDVVAVNSGADLAHFAEVGEAIGIGSDNLVLTGLPFLSRQPASPRAQRPPRTVLWADQPTVPAAPRERRHVYDRLIAYAQDHPDRTVLLKPRHRPGEDTFHRMKHHPEDVLQGVPTPDNFAIVYDPITQLLEDTDLLLTVSSTACLEALDRGLDVALVADLGIHERYGNHVFLDSGLLRTFEQVDADDIGTMSDSFRHSYFEGRDRPPAQVVADRVEKLLASGERPSRAVWETSYVRGVWAARDAVAAGGPTRRGPLWRRVPAAGRRRVVRVSGDARRIVRRALPL; this comes from the coding sequence ATGAGGCCCCCGCGCGCGCTGCTGATCGCCGCCTACGACTCCCAGCTCAAGTGGTGCTCACCGTTGCGCACCGAGCTGGCGGAGCGTGGATTCGTCTGCGAGGCGGTGGCCCCCTCCGACCTCAAGTCGGCTCTCTCGCAGTCCCAGATCGCCGATGCCGGGTTCGACCGCGTCGACCTTCGGCCCTGGGACCGCATCGTCACGGACGCCGCCGCGAGCGACGTCGTGGTGGTGGCGCTCGCGGGTCCCATCGTGCAGCGGCTGTGCCACGACCTGGCCGCTCACCTGGAGGAGACGAGCGAGGTCGGCCCGGTGCTCGTGTCGGGCTGGGTCGGCATCATCATCGAGAAGATCACGGCCGGGTACCTCGACCGGGCGTGCACCGACGTCGTCGCGGTGAACTCCGGGGCCGACCTGGCGCACTTCGCCGAGGTGGGGGAGGCGATCGGCATCGGCTCGGACAACCTCGTCCTGACGGGGTTGCCGTTCCTGTCGCGCCAGCCGGCATCGCCGCGGGCCCAGCGCCCGCCCCGCACCGTGCTGTGGGCCGACCAGCCCACGGTGCCTGCGGCGCCGCGCGAGCGCCGGCACGTCTACGATCGCCTGATCGCGTATGCGCAGGACCACCCGGACCGCACGGTGCTGCTCAAGCCGCGGCACCGGCCCGGTGAGGACACGTTCCACCGCATGAAGCACCACCCCGAGGACGTCCTCCAGGGCGTGCCGACACCCGACAACTTCGCGATCGTCTACGACCCCATCACGCAGCTGCTCGAGGACACTGACCTGCTGCTGACCGTGTCGTCGACGGCGTGCCTCGAGGCGCTCGACCGCGGACTCGACGTGGCGCTCGTGGCCGACCTCGGCATCCACGAGCGGTACGGCAACCACGTCTTCCTCGACAGCGGCCTGCTGCGCACGTTCGAGCAGGTCGACGCCGACGACATCGGCACGATGTCGGACAGCTTCCGGCACAGCTACTTCGAGGGCCGTGACCGCCCCCCGGCCCAGGTCGTGGCCGACCGCGTCGAGAAGCTCCTCGCCTCGGGCGAGCGGCCGTCGCGGGCGGTGTGGGAGACCTCCTACGTGCGCGGCGTGTGGGCGGCCCGGGACGCGGTGGCAGCGGGCGGACCGACGCGGCGGGGCCCGCTGTGGCGCCGGGTTCCGGCGGCCGGACGACGCCGGGTGGTGCGGGTCTCGGGCGACGCCCGGCGGATCGTCAGGCGCGCGCTGCCGCTGTAG
- a CDS encoding cystathionine gamma-synthase has translation MTNVSDSAENPDHAERIAAEGFATRAIHAGYTPDPGHGAVNPPIVASSTFAQDGVGGMRDGYEYARTGNPTRTALEGALASLEGATHGRAFASGMAATDTALRTLLRPGDHLVIPDDAYGGTFRLIDKVFSQWGITYTPAAVGDLDAVAAAVTPATKVIWIETPTNPLLSIGDIAAISGIAQNAGAKFVVDNTFASPYLQQPLALGADVVLHSTTKYLGGHSDVVGGALLTSDPELDAGFGFLQNGAGAVPGPFDAYLTLRGIKTLAVRMEQHCTNAEAVVDALSRHPKVAQVLYPGLSDHPGHAVAERQMRRFGGMISIRLTGGREAALDLCNRVQVFTLAESLGGIESLIEHPGAMTHASTAGSALEVPDDLVRLSVGIEDVVDLLADLDQALA, from the coding sequence ATGACGAACGTGTCCGACAGCGCCGAGAACCCCGATCACGCCGAGCGCATCGCGGCCGAGGGCTTCGCCACCCGCGCGATCCACGCCGGCTACACGCCGGACCCCGGCCACGGGGCCGTCAACCCGCCGATCGTGGCCAGCTCCACGTTCGCGCAGGACGGCGTGGGGGGCATGCGTGACGGGTACGAGTACGCCCGCACCGGCAACCCCACGCGCACGGCGCTCGAGGGGGCCCTCGCGTCGCTGGAGGGAGCCACCCACGGTCGCGCGTTCGCCTCCGGCATGGCGGCCACCGACACGGCGCTGCGCACCCTGCTGCGCCCCGGTGACCACCTCGTGATCCCCGACGACGCGTACGGCGGCACGTTCCGCCTCATCGACAAGGTCTTCTCGCAGTGGGGCATCACCTACACGCCTGCAGCCGTGGGCGACCTCGACGCCGTCGCAGCCGCCGTGACCCCGGCGACCAAGGTGATCTGGATCGAGACGCCCACCAACCCGCTGCTGTCGATCGGTGACATCGCCGCGATCTCGGGTATCGCCCAGAACGCCGGAGCGAAGTTCGTGGTCGACAACACGTTCGCCTCGCCGTACCTCCAGCAGCCCCTGGCCCTCGGCGCGGACGTCGTCCTGCACTCCACGACGAAGTACCTCGGTGGGCACTCCGACGTGGTCGGTGGTGCGCTCCTGACCTCCGACCCGGAGCTCGACGCCGGTTTCGGCTTCCTGCAGAACGGTGCCGGCGCGGTGCCGGGTCCGTTCGACGCCTACCTCACCCTGCGCGGGATCAAGACGCTCGCGGTGCGGATGGAGCAGCACTGCACCAACGCGGAGGCCGTCGTGGACGCCCTGTCGCGACACCCCAAGGTGGCCCAGGTGCTGTACCCGGGGCTGTCGGACCATCCCGGCCACGCCGTGGCGGAGCGTCAGATGCGCCGCTTCGGCGGCATGATCTCGATCCGTCTCACGGGCGGCCGCGAGGCGGCCCTCGACCTCTGCAACCGGGTCCAGGTGTTCACCCTGGCCGAGAGCCTGGGCGGCATCGAGTCGCTGATCGAGCACCCCGGCGCGATGACCCACGCCTCGACCGCGGGCTCGGCGCTCGAGGTGCCCGACGACCTCGTGCGCCTCTCGGTGGGCATCGAGGACGTCGTCGACCTGCTCGCCGACCTGGACCAGGCTCTCGCCTGA